A window from Molothrus ater isolate BHLD 08-10-18 breed brown headed cowbird chromosome 24, BPBGC_Mater_1.1, whole genome shotgun sequence encodes these proteins:
- the NIPAL3 gene encoding NIPA-like protein 3, whose translation MEGNSPSLQLQQLPLATAAVSVQPHTDSFSYKENLIGALLAIFGHLVSSIALNLQKYSHIRLAGSKDPRAYFRTKTWWSGFLLLLLGELGVFSSYAFAPLSLIVPLSAVSVVASAIIGIIFIKEKWKPKEFLRRYVLSFVGCGLAVVGTYLLVTFGPNSHEKMTAENITRHLVSWPFLLYMLVEIIVFCLLLYFYKERNANYIVIILLLVALLGSMTVVTVKAVAGMILVSIQGTLQLDSPIFYIMLVCMAATAVYQATFLAQASQLYDSAQISSIGYILSTTAAISAGATFYLDFMGEDVLHICMFALGCLIAFLGVFLITRNRKKPVPFEPYISMDAMPGMQNMHDKGIAVQPDLKASFSYGALENNDSMPEIYSPATLPIVQEQHGPRGVPVPPYRVLEHSKKE comes from the exons atggAAGGAAACAGCCCCagtctgcagctccagcagctcccgttggccacagcagcagtttctgtGCAGCCACACACAGACTCCTTCTCCTACAAG GAGAACCTGATTGGGGCACTTCTGGCTATTTTTGGGCACCTTGTCAGCAGCATTGCCCTCAACCTGCAG AAATACAGCCACATCAGGCTGGCAGGCTCCAAGGACCCCCGGGCCTACTTCAGAACCAAGACCTGGTGGAGTgggttcctgctgctgctgctgggggagctgggagtgttctCCTCCTATGCCTTTGCTCCTCTCTCACTGATTGTGCCCCTCAGTGCAGTGTCTGTTGTGG cCAGTGCAATCATAggaattatatttattaaagaaaaatggaagcCCAAGGAATTTTTGA GGCGTTACGTGCTGTCCTTCGTGGGCTGTGGCCTGGCAGTTGTTGGCACTTACCTGCTGGTGACATTTGGACCCAACAGCCACGAGAAGATGacagcagaaaacatcaccaGGCATTTAGTGAGCTGGCCATTCCTGCTCTACATG CTTGTGGAGATCATTGTGTTCTGTCTGCTCCTGTACTTTTACAAGGAGAGAAATGCAAACTACATTGTCATTATTCTCCTGCTGGTGGCTTTGCTGG GTTCCATGACGGTGGTGACAGTGAAGGCTGTGGCAGGGATGATCCTGGTGTCCATCCAGGGCACCCTGCAGCTGGACTCCCCCATCTTCTACATCATGTTGGTGTGCATGGCTGCCACAGCCGTCTACCAGGCCAC GTTTTTAGCTCAAGCCTCCCAGCTCTATGACTCAGCTCAGATCTCCAGCATTGGCTACATCCTATCCACCACAGCAGCAATCTCAGCAG GAGCAACTTTTTACCTGGACTTCATGGGTGAAGATGTTCTCCACATCTGTATGTTTGCACTGGG GTGCCTCATAGCATTCCTGGGAGTCTTCCTGATCACCAGGAACAGGAAGAAGCCCGTCCCCTTCGAGCCCTACATCTCCATGGATGCCATGCCAG gcatGCAGAACATGCACGACAAAGGGATTGCAGTGCAGCCTGACCTCAAAGCCTCCTTCTCCTACGGCGCCCTGGAGAACAACGACAGCATGCCAGAAATCTACAGCCCAGCCACGCTGCCCATCGTGCAGGAGCAGCACGGGCCcaggggggtccctgtccctccctacagggtgctggagcacagcaagaAGGAGTGA